The Magnolia sinica isolate HGM2019 chromosome 3, MsV1, whole genome shotgun sequence genome includes the window TATAACCGCAATGATTCTAGGATGGTTCATTGCCGTTTCAAATTCAGAAATGGCTTaaagccgtttctgaaccaaaatccCAACCATACCGGTTTAACGATTTTGGTGTCGTGAGAACTAATAGTTCATTCCAATTTCCAACGTAGGATGAATCTAGTAGTGACCACTGGATCTCAACCAAAGGTTCCTAATTTCTCACTTATCCTACAAAATAATAGTaattaattaatcattttaagCTTTTCTATATTTATATTAATTGACTACTACTTTCCCCGGTTTGGGTGGGATCTGAGGCTAGAGTTGGTGAGACACAAGTCTAAAGGAGCCAGAATCAGTTTTAAGGACTGGATCCTGATCGCAGttctcaccttgatgcatgcattgtatatccatgctgttcatttgttttgtcagTTTAAATTAGGGTATGATAAAAAATGGAAGCCGATACATATTTTCAAGTTGAGCAAACCATGAGAAACATTGGAAATTTTCAAGttaaccacaccataggaaacagtggttactgaccattaaaaaccttttgtgagcCAAATAAAATTTTGGATAAaggtgatatttatttatttattttatatataaaaaaaactttcatccaagtctgtttgaccttgtcaacaggtttttgaaaaattcacatTGTCCAACCGTTttcctaaatcattttaggacatgagactaaaaatcaggtgatccaaaactcaaggctaCCATACGAGaaggaaaattggagaaagattTGCCTCCAGTTAAAACCTTCTGGGctcccacttgatgtttatgatttGTGAGGACATTCTCAttggaatgaagtgaaaaaacaaaaaacttagcCTCATACGGAACTATTGTGGCCGTACGAATGTTTAACCAATGTTCACTGAATCTCCAGCACTATTTACTctcatgtgtcccacttgagttttggatccatctgatttttggTATCTTGTCTTAAGATAATCCattaaggaaagaaaaaaaaagaagaaaaacaacagATGGAGggtagatttttcaaaaacatcatggtgactcAACCTATCATCCCAATGcatgaacttcctgtgaaaggcttttgcaagaaatCCCTCTCCATTGGCTTGTACACCTCTCCTTAAAACCTTAACAAAAATGACGCATATTGCGTCCTGGCTCCACCACGGTGAGtgtattttatatcattttaggtcatgagtccaaaaccaaaaatgaagtagacccaaCTCTCATGTAGCAATACCGTAATAAACAAGGGTGATTTAATGACCATCTTTAAAAACTTATTAGTCCACAAAAATTTGGATGaacttaatatttgtgttttcaattcacacaagtaatcaatgggttggatgacaaataatcgTTATAGTGGGCCATAAGAGTAGACCCAACTCTGATGTAGCAATACCGTAATAAACAAGGGTGATTTAACGACCATCTTTAAAAACTTATTAGTCCACAAAAATTTGGATGaacttaatatttgtgttttcaattcacacaagtaatcaatgggttggatgacaaataatcgttatagtgggccataagaagttttgaatggtgggtgttcaatcaacattgttttctcGTGGTGTAGTGCACTttatatttggatctgtttcatttttagcctcatatcttctgaaaataaaaaaaatggaccgcgtggatataacacatatatcatgattgTGACCACGTAACAATGTCCATTAGGgacatggattagctactgacaagttgagtaggaagactccctactgaagtgacgtcaccaagttctgtgggctcactatgatgtatgttttgtatccacaccgttcatccatttctctccccactgttttatgtggtggagtccactcgagctttggatctgactcgttctttggatcatgccctaatatgatctctccaaatggatgaacggtgtggatacaaaacatacatcatggtgggccccacagaacttggtgacgtcacttcagtagatagtctcgctactcaacttgtcagtagctaatctcatTCGGCAATCCGTGTACAACAAAAACCGAGAAGCAACTCCGGAGCATTTCTCCTTTCCTCTTTTCAAAATGTCCACCTTGAAAGAGATTCTAACCCGCCGCCCGGTCGCCGCGACAATCCGACTCACAATATCGGCCAGGGCAGCCCGCCCAGCTCCTCTGGTCGGGCCGGCCTTAGGTCAATACCGGCTCAACCTCATGGCGTTCTGCAAAGACTTCAACGCCTGGACCCAAAAATACAAGCCCAAAACCCCAATgtccatcaccatcaccatcaccgcCTTCAAAGACAACACCTTCGATTTCACCGTCAAATCCCCATCGATCACGTGGTACCTGAAGAAGGCCGCTGGGATCGAGTTGGGCAGCAGCTGGCCCGGCCACACCGTCGCTTCCACAATCACACTCAAGCATGTGTACGAGATCGCCAAGGTGAAGCAGTCCGTTCCTTATTGCCAGTACATGCCGCTGGAGTCCATCTGCAAGTTAGTGATTGGGACTGCGAACGCGATGGGGATCAAGGTCCAGAAGGAGCTGGATTGATGGTggggattgattgatgaatggTGATGTCGATTTCAAGGTTTTGAGCAGAatgatttttgtttcttttctgtAATTTTAGCCAACGATGAGTAATTCTAAGTTTATGATTTGATAGTGTCTTTTAATACTAATTTTTAGTTTACTGTTCTAAGAGTGTGGGCTTTCTTTTTTAAGTGCTGCATAAAAGCAGGACATGTTTGGGCAATGGTTTGGTCATCCAGACCGGTCATTGGTTGGTCCCACTTTGAATGTGGCCACCTCTAAAAACTCTGGGGCGAACAATCGTATCTGTTAAGCTGGTGGGCCTTTTGCTATTGAAGGAATGGACGAGGGATTGTGAGTGGTATATTTTATTGGGGGTGAATTCGGTGGGTTTAGTCGTGGTTTCACATTTTTTCAGTGGTGTGGCTCGCTTATGTTTTGTATCAATCTAAATTATGTTATGTATAATGAATATGAGGTGGCACAATGGATGTAGTGGATAACACAATGACGGTGGACCCCCCCTAGATCAGGTGTCGGCGCACACCCTTCCTACAACATGATGATCCTTATGGCATCTACTTCGTTTGATTGTGGGGAGAGGGAGAACATGATGATCCTTTTGGTATCTAGCTCGGGGGagtaaaaattaaaaatggaGAATAAAAAAGACAAAGGACTAAGTCATGAgatgaagctattttcctacttagacaattaatGGAGAAATATATGGAGTTGAGGAAGGATATCCACATGGTttgtctttattgacttagagaaagcatttGATAGGATCCGTAGATAATCTGGTTGGTGTTGGGAAAGGAGTTTCAACAAGACATATTGACATGATTAGCGATATCTATGAGGGagtggtaacaaatgtgagggccactagtggagagacaagtaaAATTTGAATTACTGTTGCACCTGGGGTTAGCATTGACCCTGTACCTTTTCACATTGGTTTTGGATGAGTTAGCaaggcatttgcaagaagagatcctAATGTGTTTGTtatttgcaaatgacatagttttgactGTAAGACAAGGGAGGGCGTGGATACAAAGATAGATTATGGAGGGGTACTTTAGAatataaaggatttaaaattagtcaggcTAAACCatagtatatggagtgcaattttagtaacattatgagtgaaaatgaggaattagttaagattgctaaaCAAgatgtttcccaaaatgaccactatTGATATTTTTGGctaataattcatgagagtggaaagattgagaaggatgATGGAATTAAgaagggtggaagaaatggagatgtgatTTCGGAGTTTCATGTGATCATCGTGAACCACTCAAATGGAAAGTGAAATTTTAGAGAATAGTTATAAGACTAGCGATGCTTTTGTTGTAGACAAAATGTTGGGTAGATAAAGAACAATTAGTGTGTCAAATACATAAATACACAAAAATATGACttgacctgaaaaaaaaaaagaaaaaaaaaagggaccaaCTATTCAATGATGGTGAACTACAAAAAAACGAAGGGATCACAAAACCCATAGCTAGCAACAAATTAAGCATGGCTATTAAATGCACAAGAAAATATTTGAAGAGTACTTAAATGGCTAGTGAAATGTAACAAAACATAAATATGTATGTAAAAGATCACACATAAATGAATCCCAACAAAAAACTACCTATTGATTCTTCGGCCCCTTCGACTGAGGTCCCTCAGCCTCAGGCCATCCATTAAGTCCCATCAAATGAAAATTTCATCATGTAGAGGGATGACAGATATTGATAATCACATAGGAGTTTAGCATTGCAGGACAGAATGCTCACGTACAACTAGTTAGAAACAATGGACATCATTGCAATTATGATTCTAAAATATTGGAAATGAGTATGGATTATACACAATTATATGCACATATATaagtttatttcttcttcttttctctctctctatcacttCTGTTTGATATATTATTGACATAGATTGCACTAGTTAAGTTTCAACAAGTGAGGCTTTATTTGGAGAAAATAACCAGCTGCAAATTCTGATCAGATTCATTTTAAGTTGGATGAAACAAGAGTAATTGCAATGATGACAAAAGGATTAATGTTTCTATTCAGATGAATATTTAAATTGCTCAGTTCCACGTTGCTGTAAACAATAATTGTGCTCCACAGTGATTGTACGTCCATATGCATCCTGAAACAGTAGATGCATTTAAAATGGCAACAACAAAGTGTGATCCATTTCCATACTATGAAAACCTTAGGTGAGGTTCAGATTGTGGAAGATGATTCTCGAAACACTATTAAAAGGgcagtttcttttttttctttttttcttttttttgcctttttttttggaAGGGTAGATGAAAATTTTATAGTTGGGGCCACCATCATTCATCAATTCTAACCATTTGTCAGTCGCTGCCCATTTCAAAATAGACGGTTAGAATCGAAGTGTCCAAGTTGAACATGTGGTGATCAGGGCCACCAACCAAAGGGGTGGACTGTGTAGTTATCTGTGCAGCAGATATAAAGATGGACCGTTGATACAAAGCTGACTAATGGGTCGATTTGGACAGGGCAAAACTTACATCTGGATGGATGGTCTGAAGTTATCAGTTCACTATAGTTTTTCCCTATGGCCCATctagttgatggcccacctgatcaatacTTCCAGTCACAACGAGAGGAAAGTGTTTCACGTGCAGTAGGGATGGAATTCAAGTTACATAACAGCACTTATCATTGTGTAAATGAAGGAGAAACTTGCCTGTGTCACATGCACACTTGGAGGGCCAGATCAATGCCCGCGGATAGATTGGTCAGATAATCCGAACCTTACATCAGGTGGCCCATAACTTTGACATGCAACTAACAAAAATTACACTGTGAAACAATCCTCTGCCCACCTGTTTGACGGCGTGGATATCCACTACGCATACACTGAGGTGGTCCCCAGGTGTGTTTGGTGGCCCAGATATTATGGAAGAACCAACGTAATTCCGCTATCTATCTATCACATTTGGCAGCAATTGCATCCAATCAGAACAGAAACTACCTCTGTTGGAATAAGAGCAGGATTTAGGATCATTGAATATCCTGCCAAACACACAACAATGAAACAACCATTTATTGTAAACatgcaaaataaaataacacaGAAATTTAAATATTTCTAGATTATTGCAGATAGTAAGGACTCAGAAGCAAACAATTCCTTCAAATTGAATTGTGATAATTGAATTCAATGAATAGGAAGTGATCAAATTGGAACTGCCTACCTTAGAATTCAAATTGGAGAagatcatttcattaaacacgcCAAGAAACAGAGATAAGAAAGGCAAGACAGGGGCAATAAGTGACCCACTTGTCACTCTGCTTCACTCAAAAATAGcaacaaaagaaaaacagataATGCAAATAGAAAACTCCAGGTGTGGCGCTCAAATTAGCTGACCAAACAGGACAACTGAAGAAAATTGAATCCCGATCCCTCCACAAGGGTTCAAGCTTTTGTATCGACTGCCATCAACTCTTGACAATCTCAAGAGAAATATGGTGATGAACAATATGTGAATTATGTGTAGGAAAGGGAAGCGGTTTGGATACTACCCCTGCCCATCCTGAGATTGGCACAGgcaggggctctgaggggccaccgtgatgtatgggttttagggtctaagcccaaaaaatgaggcatatctaaggctcaagcggaccacagcacaggaagcagcggtgataatggcacccaccattgaaaccttcccagggcccaccttgatggttaattgccatccaacctattcataaggtcacatagacctggacaaagggaaaacacaaatatcagcctgatccaaaacttttgtagccccccaagaagttttctatGGTAgccatttaatccccactgtgtggtccactggagacttgagcttgcctcatttttgggcttagaccctaaaatgatatggaaaaatggatggacggtatggataaaacccatatatcacagtggatcTTCAGAGCCCCTGCACTTGCCGAGCTCAGGACAGGCAGGTGTAGTACTTAATCTGCGTCCGTAGGAAAGATGAAGAATCGGTGAACCATCCCTTCAGAGGGGCTGCGGAGAGATCTATTTTTTATGTTAACATAGCTGGCTTACTGGTCCTTTCTTGGAGCCTGGTAGGCATATTTGGAGGGAGTGGAGTGCTAGAACATTTGATGACAAATCTTCCTCCTCTTGTTTCCATTAAGCTTTCTATTGTCTCTTTGGCTTTGGGATGGCCGCTTGTGCTCCCTGAATTCTAGAGGGActtcatgtgtggcccatttggatgcacttccaCAAAAGGGGTTTCACTCTTGCTTTTTCAGTCAACTCAACAAACGAGTCACCTTTCTAGCTCCCATTTTGCTGAGTTGGGGTTGAGACGGTTTGcgaaagtgcatccaaacgcataaTGTGAGCTAGGGTCAAAATGATGTTTAGGTGTAAAATGCCCCTTTTGAGGgtgtgtccaaacaggcccttaattcaTTGAGAAGGAACAGTTAGAGTATCCTTGTTGAAGCGATTGGTGACCAGAAGTAGTAATTGCCCTCAAAGTAATAACTTGATCTAAGACCATTCTAGTATCCTCAAGGAGGCAGTTCGAAGGAGCTCTACAGCTCATGGCTAACAGGGGTGCTGCGAGGTGAAAGTTAAATAGAAAGAATGATGAGAAATGTTTGCTATTCCAGTTTACCAAGGCATGGGGTATTTCAATCTCTGAAAAAAGGTCTAATGAATTAAGAGAACCTCTATAGAACAGTTCCTAGGAGtttcatctttaaaaaataataataataataataataaataagatcATCATGGAGAAACAAAGGAAACATGGTTCGGCTAGTGCCTAAAATGTATTATTGACAGGAGTGTGCGTGTTTGTGCATGGATGCTACTGTCCCTATGAAGGTGGGGGGATGTTAGCAACATCCCCAAAACTAGTAAATGATAAATGGGACAACCAATCATCAATTTTTACTGTCCATTTATTCATATAACTAGGGCAAGCCgtggtgaaaaataaaataaaaaatcaagccaatAATATGATCATAAACATATTATCAGTAGCATTGAAAATGGACCATCAAGATTGAGTGGAGAACAAAATGGGTCCAATCATCACCTTGAAGAATCTATTCAATAGATCCCACTTTTTATTGCTTATGATGTCACAGTAGCACTCTGGTTTGATGCTTCTAACCATGCAATTTATGGCCTGTAAAAACAGACtattgtaacaaattggcccaatttaaagggttaggatcatgtgATCGGCGTGATTCTTGAACCATGGCTTGGTCATGGTGGTACTGAATGGACCGTCTGATTGATGATTAGGCATATCGGATATCATTCAAAAGCTTTGGGATGTCACTAGCATCCCCATGAAGGTGAGAGGACATTAGCATCTACCATACATACACATATGGTAGCTTaccaaattaaatacaaaaagaTACAGAAAATTCCAAAGATCACAACCATTCACGCCAATTGTAGCACAATATGACCCTTTATGACAGGATGTCTGTTACAAAAAGAATACTCCCATACGATGGCTTTCTTTACATAATGGCCTGAATTAATAAGTTGATTACATGACAACTCCGTTTTTTGGCATGCTAAAGAAATCCAAGCATTTGCTAATTGGTAGAATGAGTCGACCAATGAATGACAAAGACAATCAAAATTAGTTAGGGAAGCTCTTCCTACATACAGATGATGTACAAGAGTCAGTCATCGAAACCTTTTCCAGCTGTTAATCCTGTTGCTTTGCTGGAAGCCGATTAATATTCGAAGCAAAGCAGTGGGTGAGGTACTCACTGATTATTTGAGGTAGCTATAGATGATATTGTTGGTGCATTCTATGTCCACATCCAAAAAAGAAGAAAGCATTCACCTGGATATGCGGAAGGATTTGTGAACAGCATCCCGATCTTCTGGTAATCTAAGATCAGCATCAACGAGAGCAAACTTCACCAAGGTGCAGGGAGCTTCAGGAAGAACGAATCAATGGGACATGCTTACAAGAGTAGAATTCTGTATCCTACTCTCCTCACACATGCCAGTGTGGAATATGTGTGCAAGATGCAggcaattcatcaggtgggcctatcCATGTATGTACTTTCATGTCCCAAAAGTCAGGTCAGTCCAGCCATCAGACGGGCCTCATGTGTACAAAGTACGGTTAAAAAGGCTTAAGCCATTCTCCAAATTCAATGTGTGCATCTCCCATATGATATTTGAGCCATGTGAATTCCCAGGATCAAACACGTGCAACACTGGCAAGTGTCGGGATTGTAGGATTCATGAATAGCCTTGGCAGCCTCCTTCTAAAAAACAAACTCTTAAGTGATTTTAGTCTTCTCGATGTCCCTTCTCGGCCCAGCGGATTTACGTTCTAAACCTGAGCAGGCTGCTGAAGTACTTCTCTTGAGCAGCTTGTTATGCTAAAAAACAACCCCCTTTGCCACCTTAGCATTAAAGGTCACTGTCTTCCTCTGCACTCTCCAGTTTTTGGCGCCCAGGGACCAAGTCACTCAAAAGTAGTATTACTGGGCACCCAACCCTTGTTTATCATACTCTCTAGAAGAACTTTAGCCTCATTGATATTACATTTGCTCCGTAATCCGTGGATTAGAGCACTTCATGTTGCAACATCAGCTCTAATTCCTCGCTCCACCATTTTGTTGAGTAACTTCAACACTTCATGAAAATCACCCTTCTTGCAAAGGGCATCTATCAGTGAATTGTATGCAGTACCGCTCATCGACATGCCTTCCCCCAAGGTCTCGTTCCTCAACCGAAAGGCCTCAATCAAGTTTCCCTCTCTAGAATCAGTATGGATCATCACACCATATGTCACTTCATCTGGCTTAATGCCCTTAGCCACCATCTCTTCGAATAGTGCGAATGCTTCTGCGGTGTTTCCTCGTCTGCTTTGCCCATCAATGAGTGAGGTGTAAGTGATGGCATTTGGCACCAGATTCTTTTCCTGCATCTCCAAGAACAGCTGAGTAGCCTCCTCCAACTTCCATTCCTTGATGAGCCCATCAATCAGTATTGTGTATGTCATTTCATTGAGCATGATCTGTTGTTCTATCATATCTTCCAACAATCCGTTTGCTTCCTTAAGCTTGCCTAACTTGCAAAACCCGTCGATTAAAGTGTTGAAGGAGAGGGTTGTCGCAAAGCCATCCTGCACCATTTTGTGAAACAAGTCCTGAGCATTCTCCAAGTTTCCTTCCTTGCAGCATCCATCGATAAGAGTATTAAACACAAAGCTATCTGGCAACAGTCCCCTCGACAGCATTTCATCATATAAGCGGAACGCCTCCGTTACATTTCCCAATTTGCAATACCCGTTGATCATTATAGTGTAAGTCACACTAGTTGGTGCCTAACCCTTTTCCACGATGACATTGAACAATTCTCTTGCCCTCCTGACGTCACCTGTCTTGCATAATCCGTCAATCATAGCATTATACGTAACGATATTtggctctatttttttttattgaacatCTCATCAAGAAGCCTGAAAGCTTTCTCCATCTCACCTTGcctacaaaccccaaaaattaaaCCACTCTAAGCAAAAGCATCAGGTTTCAAACCCTTCTCTTGAAGTTCCAAAAAGACCCAAATAGCCTCTTCCAACTTCCTGGCCTTCGAAAATCCGTGGATGAGCACACTGTAAGTCTGCACATCTGGAAGCACCCCTCTTCCAAGCATAGCATGAAATATTGAGAAGGCTTCTTTTACATTACCTGCTTTGCAATGCCCGTCGATAAGAACAGTATAAACAACAACATCCGGCGCCAAACTGCAGCCAAGCATCTCCTTGAAATATCCGTCCACCTTGTGCATTTACCCGGCCTTACCATGCCCCCGTATGAAAGCCCCATATGTAAACGCATTTGGAATCGGTCCCCTCTCCTTCATTTCCACCAAGTACATACTGGCATCttccatctttcccgccttgcaTAATCCAGCTATAAAAGAATTGTAGCAAAACACATCTGGAACGACACCTCTCTCCAACATCCTCTTCAAAACCTTGCATGCATCTTCAACTCTACCTTCCCTACAGTAACCTGTTATAAGCGCCGTATAGATAACAACATTCGGCTTGAGACCACTCGCAACCATCTCCTCCAATAAACTGTTTACTCGGTGCAAATCTCCACAATGACAAAGCCCATTAATCAATAAGCTATATGTAACAACCGTAGGCAATACATTTCtcttcatttcatcaaacatctcAAAAGCATTATCGGTGTCCTTCTCTTTCAAATAACCCTCGATAACTGAACCATATGTCATTGCATTTGGCTTCCACCCCATCCCGACTATCTCATTCAAGAGCTGGTGGGCCTTCTCCATCTTTCCGACCTTACATACGCCGCAAATGAGTGTATTATACCCAGTGACATTCACCTGAATTCCGTGAACAAACATATCATCCCTCACTCTAAAAGCCTCATCCACATCACCTTCTTTCATCAACCCATCAATCAAAGCCGTGTAGGCAACGTAATTTGGCTTCAATCCCATCTCCCACATCTCCGCCACCAACAATTTTGCCTCTCTTGACCTCCGTTCCTTGCACAGCCCATTCCCGAGTGTAGCATACGTAAAGCTATCTGCCATCAGACCATTCTCACGCATCTTCCTTTTCAGCTGGAAAGCTTCATGAAGACTGCCTGCTCGACACAATCCTGCAATAAGCACGTTATACGTAACCGCATTTGGCCTACAACCCTTCTcggtcatttcaacaaacaaccaCTTCGCCTCACCAACATTCCCAGATTTGCAATGCGCACCCACCAAAGATGTATATGTATAAACATCTGGTGTAATTCCCACCTCCGACATGCACCCATACACCTTCCAAaacaaatccatcccattcacCTTCAACAGATCACTCAGCATAGAATTAAAACACCGCAGACTAACAGTAATTCCTCTGTTTTTCAAtcccaaaaatatttcaacagCCTCTCGCAACCTACGCACCTCCCTACATGTATCGATTAGCACATTGAAAACGGCCGGATTCGACCCGTTACAGCTTTGATAGCTACTGGCAATCGAATCTGATATCGTACTTGCATCCGAGGCCGGAGGGTGCAGATGGGTTGTTATCATTCTTTCGAGAAGGccattggtggggcccaacagatCGGAATTGCAGAGTCGGGCGACAAGGATTGAGAACGAATCAATGGATTGGGGGAGAGCAATTTGAGATTGGACCCAATAGAAGAACTCAAGGAGGCGCTCGGGGTCGGATACATGGTCTTGGAGGAGAATGGATCGGACGACTTGAGGTGTTAGGGCGGCAACGGGGATGGTGTCGGAGGAGGTAAGGAGATGGTGCCAGTTGGGGTGGTGGTTGAGGAGATTGGTGATTTTGAGGGCGATTTGGTTACCGTTGTCGTTCTGGTCGTTGAGGTTTTGCTGTAGTTGTTGTTGTTGGTGTTGCATCTGTAGTGGTTGAGAAGAGGATAAATGAAGGGGTTTGAGGAAATGAGAGGGGTGTTTGGATGTGAGAAGTAGAGTTTTAGGTGGATGTGaaattcttcttattttttcagagagagagagagggagggagaaagagGGACGATGATGGGAGCTTTGAGTACTCTATCTTGTCTCTCGCCGGTTACaaggggaagtggattggctggtgtaccgcacacaccgacctggctggtgtgtgctggggtgttgacgtcaccaagttccgtgttatatccaaaccgtccatccatctggcgagctcgtcgtaaggcttgagccaagaAATTAAAacttatccaaagatcaaatggaccacactacaaaaagaagtgggagattgaacgtctaccattgaaacccttttagggtcacatAAGTCTTTGATCAATAcggaggtctgtgtgacctcatgaacagattggatggaaaataaatgtgacGGCCCAAGAATGTTTTAAGGGTGAGAATTATTGTTGTCAGTGTTATGTGTGCAGta containing:
- the LOC131238875 gene encoding pentatricopeptide repeat-containing protein At5g61990, mitochondrial-like translates to MQHQQQQLQQNLNDQNDNGNQIALKITNLLNHHPNWHHLLTSSDTIPVAALTPQVVRSILLQDHVSDPERLLEFFYWVQSQIALPQSIDSFSILVARLCNSDLLGPTNGLLERMITTHLHPPASDASTISDSIASSYQSCNGSNPAVFNVLIDTCREVRRLREAVEIFLGLKNRGITVSLRCFNSMLSDLLKVNGMDLFWKVYGCMSEVGITPDVYTYTSLVGAHCKSGNVGEAKWLFVEMTEKGCRPNAVTYNVLIAGLCRAGSLHEAFQLKRKMRENGLMADSFTYATLGNGLCKERRSREAKLLVAEMWEMGLKPNYVAYTALIDGLMKEGDVDEAFRVRDDMFVHGIQVNVTGYNTLICGVCKVGKMEKAHQLLNEIVGMGWKPNAMTYGSVIEGYLKEKDTDNAFEMFDEMKRNVLPTVVTYSLLINGLCHCGDLHRVNSLLEEMVASGLKPNVVIYTALITGYCREGRVEDACKVLKRMLERGVVPDVFCYNSFIAGLCKAGKMEDASMYLVEMKERGPIPNAFTYGAFIRGHGKAG
- the LOC131241533 gene encoding uncharacterized protein LOC131241533 encodes the protein MSTLKEILTRRPVAATIRLTISARAARPAPLVGPALGQYRLNLMAFCKDFNAWTQKYKPKTPMSITITITAFKDNTFDFTVKSPSITWYLKKAAGIELGSSWPGHTVASTITLKHVYEIAKVKQSVPYCQYMPLESICKLVIGTANAMGIKVQKELD
- the LOC131241534 gene encoding pentatricopeptide repeat-containing protein At1g12775, mitochondrial-like, with the protein product MINGYCKLGNVTEAFRLYDEMLSRGLLPDSFVFNTLIDGCCKEGNLENAQDLFHKMVQDGFATTLSFNTLIDGFCKLGKLKEANGLLEDMIEQQIMLNEMTYTILIDGLIKEWKLEEATQLFLEMQEKNLVPNAITYTSLIDGQSRRGNTAEAFALFEEMVAKGIKPDEVTYGVMIHTDSREGNLIEAFRLRNETLGEGMSMSGTAYNSLIDALCKKGDFHEVLKLLNKMVERGIRADVAT